One Methanoculleus sp. 7T genomic window carries:
- a CDS encoding DUF2225 domain-containing protein: MTHLRYLSTTCAVCGESCRFTIPEATGSVGSRDLDTRPPEPLRSTIYAWVKRCPSCGYCAPDPGKSPEGAAEVVKLPRYREQLDARRFPRVANTFLCWSILQEDLGAPAQAAWASLHAAWVCDDEEDDVPARICRKRAADLLRRAWGQGDRLAVQEGADEALLADLLRRAGRLREARAVVKEVLGGNPPPVIADIMRFQLRLIAASDRGRHTVAEARRSKQPKAV, translated from the coding sequence ATGACCCATCTTCGTTACCTCAGCACCACCTGTGCAGTCTGCGGCGAGTCCTGCCGGTTTACTATCCCTGAGGCCACGGGCTCGGTCGGATCGCGAGACCTCGATACCCGCCCCCCGGAACCCCTGCGGTCTACTATCTATGCATGGGTCAAACGGTGCCCTTCCTGCGGCTACTGCGCACCGGACCCGGGCAAATCCCCGGAGGGGGCGGCCGAGGTGGTGAAACTCCCGCGCTACCGGGAGCAACTCGACGCCCGGAGGTTTCCGAGGGTAGCGAACACCTTCCTCTGCTGGTCGATCCTCCAAGAGGACCTCGGTGCGCCGGCCCAAGCGGCATGGGCCTCCCTCCACGCCGCTTGGGTCTGCGACGACGAGGAAGACGACGTGCCGGCTCGGATCTGCCGGAAACGTGCCGCCGACCTCCTGCGCCGGGCGTGGGGGCAGGGGGATCGTCTTGCCGTGCAGGAGGGTGCCGACGAGGCGCTCCTCGCGGACCTGCTCCGCAGGGCGGGGAGGCTCCGGGAGGCTCGCGCCGTGGTCAAGGAGGTGCTGGGGGGGAACCCACCGCCCGTCATCGCCGATATCATGCGGTTCCAACTCCGGCTGATCGCCGCATCGGACCGAGGCCGCCACACCGTCGCCGAGGCCCGGCGGTCCAAGCAGCCCAAGGCTGTGTGA
- a CDS encoding DUF2795 domain-containing protein, which produces MAETVLEQQMRRTGEQEFLSSEDIVGKRVKNPEGYDLGEISSLRVGLPTGKVAYAVLRAGGMFGLGAKFFAVPVEAMVYRPGDDVFVVNISKYKIDNEPGFTEGEWPREANWNLIESTRPMGPPSQEEARAVTRTEPPPREVVTTERVEVREKPAHEEMPIKAAEVEHRATEAQPITEAERPVAAGGPSLKHLSAADLQVYLKGMNYPAGKQDLISHAREQNASGDVIAALEQFSERTYQSAADVSEEFGKIK; this is translated from the coding sequence ATGGCCGAAACAGTTCTGGAGCAGCAGATGCGGAGGACGGGAGAGCAGGAGTTCCTCTCGTCCGAGGATATCGTGGGGAAGCGTGTGAAGAACCCGGAAGGCTACGACCTCGGCGAGATCTCAAGCCTGCGGGTTGGTCTGCCTACGGGAAAAGTGGCATACGCGGTGCTCAGGGCCGGGGGCATGTTCGGCCTCGGGGCGAAGTTCTTCGCGGTCCCCGTCGAGGCGATGGTCTACCGGCCGGGGGACGACGTCTTTGTGGTGAACATCAGCAAGTATAAGATCGACAACGAGCCCGGCTTCACGGAGGGAGAGTGGCCTAGGGAAGCGAACTGGAACTTGATCGAGTCGACCCGTCCCATGGGCCCTCCGAGCCAGGAAGAGGCGCGGGCCGTGACCCGGACGGAGCCCCCGCCCCGCGAGGTCGTCACGACGGAGCGGGTGGAGGTGCGTGAGAAACCCGCCCACGAAGAAATGCCGATAAAGGCGGCAGAAGTGGAGCATAGGGCCACGGAGGCCCAGCCGATAACAGAGGCCGAACGCCCAGTTGCGGCCGGGGGCCCGTCCTTAAAGCACCTCTCCGCCGCCGACCTGCAGGTCTACCTCAAGGGAATGAACTACCCGGCGGGAAAACAGGACCTGATCAGCCATGCACGGGAGCAGAACGCCTCTGGGGACGTGATCGCGGCGCTCGAGCAGTTCAGCGAGAGGACCTATCAGTCAGCCGCCGACGTGAGCGAGGAGTTCGGCAAGATCAAGTAA
- the ablB gene encoding putative beta-lysine N-acetyltransferase, whose translation MRLGKSLIHHGPYNDRVYLFRLNPADLPGITGRLLALAKDRGYSRIFARVPAPARDHFVSCGYTPGARLPGLFRGKVDGYYMANYLDAPQGDRDGIDEVLTVAQEKARQNAAIPVLEPEFTCTPAAPTDAPALAAIYRNVFATYPVPIHDPLYLAREMQENLRCFCIRTGGRIASVASAAVDPDARFAEMTGFATLPEYRGRGFAGYLLRRMETEMRSLGVKTVFAIARACSYPANITFARTGYAYRGTLPESVNICGSFEDMNVWCKSIGGGEAASVQG comes from the coding sequence GTGAGACTCGGGAAAAGCCTGATCCACCACGGTCCGTACAACGACCGAGTCTACCTCTTCCGCCTGAACCCAGCGGACCTTCCCGGGATAACCGGCCGGCTCCTCGCGCTCGCAAAAGACCGAGGCTACTCACGGATATTCGCAAGGGTTCCGGCCCCCGCACGGGACCACTTCGTATCGTGCGGCTATACTCCCGGAGCACGCCTCCCGGGGTTGTTCCGCGGGAAGGTGGACGGCTACTACATGGCAAACTACCTTGACGCGCCTCAGGGCGACCGGGACGGGATCGATGAGGTCCTTACGGTTGCGCAGGAGAAGGCACGGCAGAATGCAGCGATTCCGGTGCTCGAGCCCGAATTCACCTGCACTCCCGCCGCACCGACGGATGCCCCGGCGCTTGCGGCAATCTACCGGAACGTCTTTGCGACCTACCCGGTCCCCATCCATGACCCGCTCTACCTAGCGCGGGAGATGCAGGAGAACCTACGCTGCTTCTGCATCCGCACGGGCGGCCGGATCGCCTCGGTCGCCTCGGCGGCCGTGGACCCGGACGCACGGTTCGCGGAGATGACCGGTTTTGCGACGCTGCCCGAATATCGGGGCCGAGGATTTGCAGGCTATCTCCTGCGGCGAATGGAGACAGAGATGCGCTCGCTCGGGGTGAAGACCGTCTTCGCTATCGCCAGGGCCTGTTCGTACCCGGCAAACATCACCTTTGCCAGGACAGGCTACGCTTACAGGGGGACGCTTCCCGAAAGCGTCAACATCTGCGGCTCGTTTGAGGACATGAACGTCTGGTGCAAGTCGATCGGCGGCGGAGAAGCAGCCTCCGTGCAGGGATGA
- a CDS encoding radical SAM protein, whose translation MSIQEQKLTRLTAAGRFDLCSPGECIRLLSAAPETRGFSHAPASHLAVLKLRCLQEPSHVPAVAPCITYNPRAGGCGRMFKVLLHGTCSYDCAYCAVRLQRERLSFSPEELAGTYLRLWREGLVGGLFLSSGIPQDVDVVMHDIVETGEILRKRGYDGYLHLKILPGAARADIHDAALVADRISINLEATSPDRLGSIAGVKDYRQDILKRQDWVAEEKPDRHTTQIVVGAADETDAEILSCVADQYRRTRPSRIYFAAFRALPGTPLASHPDTPAWRARRWYQADYLLRDYGVRADELRAALDEEGFFGNRDPKEVLAACRGPVNVNLAPRRDLLRVPGIGPKGADRILALRKERPFTGPADLKRAGIKGKAAGRHVTFGGQDTVQAKLFS comes from the coding sequence ATGTCGATACAGGAGCAGAAACTCACTCGCCTTACCGCTGCCGGGAGGTTCGACCTCTGCAGCCCGGGGGAGTGCATCCGGCTCCTCTCGGCCGCACCCGAAACCCGAGGGTTTTCGCACGCTCCTGCCTCGCACCTAGCGGTGCTCAAGCTCCGGTGCTTACAAGAACCATCGCACGTTCCGGCAGTCGCACCCTGCATCACCTACAACCCCCGGGCGGGCGGGTGCGGGCGGATGTTCAAGGTCCTCCTCCACGGGACCTGTTCCTACGACTGCGCCTACTGCGCCGTCCGCCTGCAGCGGGAGCGACTGAGTTTCTCTCCCGAGGAACTCGCCGGGACCTACCTTCGCCTCTGGCGGGAGGGACTCGTCGGCGGGCTCTTCCTGAGTTCCGGGATCCCGCAGGACGTCGATGTGGTTATGCACGATATCGTGGAGACCGGGGAGATCCTCCGGAAGCGGGGCTACGACGGCTATCTCCACCTCAAGATCCTCCCCGGTGCCGCTCGGGCCGATATCCATGACGCAGCGCTGGTGGCGGACCGGATCAGCATCAACCTCGAGGCGACGTCCCCCGACCGCCTCGGGAGTATCGCCGGGGTGAAGGACTACCGGCAGGATATCCTGAAGCGCCAAGACTGGGTGGCGGAAGAGAAACCCGACCGGCACACCACCCAGATCGTGGTCGGGGCGGCGGATGAGACGGATGCGGAGATCCTCTCCTGCGTCGCCGACCAGTACCGCCGGACCCGCCCCTCCCGGATATATTTTGCCGCGTTCCGAGCCCTGCCGGGCACTCCCCTGGCATCGCACCCCGATACCCCGGCATGGCGGGCGCGGCGGTGGTACCAAGCCGACTACCTGCTCCGGGACTACGGCGTTCGAGCCGATGAACTCCGGGCGGCTCTCGACGAAGAAGGATTCTTTGGAAACCGCGACCCGAAAGAGGTTCTTGCAGCCTGCCGAGGACCGGTGAACGTCAATCTCGCCCCCCGCCGCGACCTCCTCCGGGTTCCCGGGATCGGGCCGAAGGGGGCGGATCGAATCCTCGCACTGCGCAAAGAAAGGCCGTTTACCGGGCCCGCCGACCTTAAGCGGGCCGGGATCAAGGGAAAAGCCGCCGGACGGCACGTCACGTTCGGCGGGCAAGATACGGTTCAGGCCAAACTCTTTTCGTGA
- a CDS encoding DUF2795 domain-containing protein: MAERQAGSVLETRPRPEETAGLMRISDIRDVKVRNPEGEELGDLTDLAIDRESGCIAYAVLSYGGILGFGEKHFAVPWEAVRSHPGERVFVVDADKRTLDSAPGFARDAMPREGDWSLIRTLPPPSGERGPPPSREEKPAETKLPGAERNLPPQPAVQTVAGGWGGQPTRRRTEERPVEAEARPRETVVEEVHEEPARARAVPPSARLSAADLQVYLKGMDYPAEKQDLISHARGQNAPEDVIATLEQFGERTYRSAADVSVEFGRVK, translated from the coding sequence TTGGCTGAGAGACAAGCTGGGTCGGTGCTGGAGACCAGGCCGAGACCGGAAGAGACAGCAGGTCTGATGCGCATAAGCGACATCAGGGACGTCAAGGTAAGGAACCCGGAAGGAGAAGAACTCGGCGACCTCACCGATCTTGCGATCGACCGGGAGAGCGGCTGCATCGCCTATGCCGTACTCTCTTACGGCGGGATCCTCGGGTTCGGCGAGAAACACTTTGCCGTCCCCTGGGAGGCGGTCCGTAGTCACCCCGGGGAGAGGGTCTTTGTCGTGGATGCGGATAAGCGAACCCTTGATAGCGCTCCCGGTTTTGCCAGGGATGCGATGCCCCGGGAAGGAGACTGGAGCCTGATCAGGACGCTTCCGCCGCCGAGCGGGGAGAGGGGCCCTCCGCCGTCGCGGGAGGAGAAGCCGGCCGAGACCAAGTTACCCGGAGCAGAGAGGAACCTCCCGCCGCAACCGGCCGTCCAGACGGTCGCGGGCGGGTGGGGAGGACAACCGACAAGGCGGCGGACCGAAGAACGGCCGGTCGAGGCGGAGGCACGACCCCGAGAGACCGTCGTGGAGGAGGTCCACGAGGAGCCGGCCAGAGCCAGGGCGGTGCCGCCGTCTGCACGCCTCTCCGCCGCCGATCTGCAGGTTTACCTCAAGGGGATGGACTATCCTGCAGAAAAACAGGACTTGATCAGCCATGCGCGGGGGCAAAACGCTCCGGAAGACGTGATCGCGACGCTCGAACAGTTCGGGGAGCGGACCTACCGGTCGGCCGCCGATGTGAGCGTGGAGTTCGGCAGGGTTAAGTGA
- a CDS encoding methyl-coenzyme M reductase glutamine C-methyltransferase gives MDITILSPGIYTYGAMLIGGVLRDAGHRVTLTRTPAAVPADSLLLASLFSTQHLLDPAIRDLIRAQRERSGTVYVGGPVSAAPEMVLGELAPDAVVVGEGEETVVRLVEEGVSEALPGIAFLDGGRAVVTPPARPAPIDRPLPLIPEDIGSQSIRGASAYIETHRGCIGGCTFCQVPRFFGRAVRSRPLASIVEEVKAFAACGATRLSVSGGTGSLYGSRDGKMDPEAFVALLRGMAEVMGPRNVSSPDIRVDCITDEVLDAIRQYTIGWVFFGIESGSDRVLRLMGKGATVREVEEAVERCREHNLKVAGSFIVGYPGETGRDYEATKDLIAHLCLDDVFVSSAEPIPGTPLADLVVRTPREKNPAFVPHTGEYRPLDLTESEARCFDLMMHADMFRPQLRLVTDEVYSAYLAEAKKQGRDIRAATDLILRYAPPRA, from the coding sequence ATGGACATCACGATCCTCTCCCCCGGCATCTACACCTACGGCGCCATGCTGATCGGCGGCGTCCTCCGCGACGCAGGCCACAGGGTGACCCTAACCCGGACACCCGCCGCCGTCCCGGCCGACTCACTCCTGCTTGCGAGCCTCTTCTCGACCCAGCACCTCCTCGACCCCGCGATCCGGGACCTGATCCGGGCCCAGCGCGAGCGGAGCGGGACGGTCTACGTGGGGGGACCGGTCTCTGCGGCGCCGGAGATGGTGCTTGGGGAGCTCGCCCCCGACGCGGTGGTGGTCGGCGAGGGCGAGGAGACGGTGGTCCGCCTCGTCGAGGAGGGCGTCTCGGAGGCCCTCCCCGGCATTGCCTTCCTCGACGGCGGCCGGGCGGTCGTGACGCCCCCCGCTCGCCCGGCGCCGATCGACCGGCCACTCCCCCTGATCCCAGAGGATATCGGGAGCCAGAGCATCCGGGGCGCGAGCGCCTACATCGAGACCCACCGGGGGTGCATCGGGGGATGCACCTTCTGTCAGGTCCCACGGTTCTTCGGACGGGCGGTCCGGAGCCGCCCGCTCGCGAGCATCGTCGAGGAGGTCAAGGCTTTTGCGGCGTGCGGGGCAACGCGGCTCTCGGTCTCGGGGGGGACCGGGTCGCTCTACGGCTCCCGCGACGGGAAGATGGACCCGGAAGCCTTCGTCGCCCTCCTCCGCGGGATGGCCGAGGTGATGGGGCCGCGGAACGTCTCCTCCCCGGACATCCGCGTGGACTGCATCACCGACGAGGTTCTGGACGCCATCCGGCAGTATACCATCGGGTGGGTCTTCTTCGGCATCGAGTCCGGGAGCGACCGGGTGCTCCGGCTGATGGGCAAGGGAGCGACCGTCCGGGAGGTCGAGGAGGCTGTGGAGCGGTGCCGGGAGCACAACCTCAAGGTTGCGGGAAGTTTCATCGTCGGCTACCCCGGGGAGACGGGGCGGGACTACGAGGCGACAAAAGACCTGATCGCCCACCTCTGCCTCGACGACGTCTTCGTGAGCAGCGCAGAGCCCATCCCCGGGACGCCGCTTGCCGACCTTGTGGTCAGAACCCCTCGCGAGAAGAACCCGGCGTTCGTCCCCCACACCGGGGAGTACCGGCCGCTTGACCTGACCGAGAGCGAGGCCCGGTGCTTCGACCTGATGATGCACGCCGATATGTTCCGCCCGCAGCTGCGGCTCGTGACCGACGAGGTCTACTCCGCGTACCTCGCTGAAGCGAAGAAACAGGGGCGGGATATCAGGGCGGCGACCGACTTGATCCTCCGCTACGCCCCGCCTCGGGCATAG
- a CDS encoding PrsW family intramembrane metalloprotease: MRVLSSIRTIAVWEMKRSMTTMGRHVLPLAAGLLVLLVLVTAFAAQSGVHMQDGIYNIGIDDPDVARIFAPDNRFTVDLADGPALWANRFAYDIVILHGEVYAADTEKGRAALKSLTRDYEAYVSYIAAGEPDLFAAYPLWVDLQYVKSEIDFVATESGQQVGAPIDTREPPVPSGPVEAVTLPPSTMPISEDELRQRLAETESDHPLSRYTGILSGDTATDRFKTPSELSPPLPFDSVILIFVFIFPLYFTSQFFMMSVMNERVGRAGEALLSAPVRPAAIVAGKALPYFGLMLLIAAAITLLAGAPAGILLPLIPVILFFLANALIIGMAARSFKELSFVSIFFSTLATAYLFFPTVFANTHVISIISPLTLVVLQLQGDGFTAAEYVYSTALFFATSVVLFYAGTVNFREERLFSEKPLTSRFADFVSGGIVRGRPYLSLFLLAGLSIPFVFMVQMMTLVLFFNIPMPLSLILLIVSAAFIEEFAKSAGLYAIVRERPGFLTPKNLIVGACVIGLGFLVGEKLLLLATLAQIAESVFGSALFLSLQVLWMPLLLHITGVLITGGFLLLWGRRAYGPGLITASVVHSLYNLHFILGGLL, encoded by the coding sequence ATGCGTGTGCTCTCCTCCATCCGGACGATCGCCGTCTGGGAGATGAAACGGTCGATGACCACGATGGGAAGACACGTCCTGCCGCTCGCGGCGGGACTGCTCGTTCTCCTCGTGCTCGTGACCGCGTTTGCCGCCCAGAGCGGCGTCCATATGCAGGACGGCATCTATAACATCGGCATCGACGACCCCGACGTCGCCCGGATCTTCGCCCCCGACAACAGGTTCACCGTCGACCTCGCCGACGGCCCCGCCCTCTGGGCGAACCGGTTCGCATACGACATCGTCATCCTGCACGGGGAGGTCTACGCCGCCGACACCGAGAAAGGGCGGGCGGCCTTGAAGTCCCTTACGCGCGACTACGAGGCGTACGTCTCTTACATCGCCGCCGGCGAGCCCGACCTCTTCGCCGCATACCCGCTCTGGGTCGACCTCCAGTATGTAAAGAGCGAGATCGACTTCGTGGCCACAGAGAGCGGGCAGCAGGTCGGGGCTCCGATTGACACCCGGGAACCTCCCGTTCCATCCGGCCCGGTCGAGGCGGTGACCCTTCCCCCGTCGACGATGCCGATCTCGGAGGACGAACTCAGGCAGCGCCTCGCCGAGACGGAGAGCGATCACCCCCTCTCCCGCTACACCGGCATCCTCTCGGGCGACACGGCGACGGACCGGTTCAAGACGCCGTCGGAACTCTCCCCGCCGCTCCCCTTCGACTCGGTCATCCTGATCTTCGTCTTCATTTTCCCCCTCTACTTCACCTCCCAGTTCTTCATGATGAGCGTGATGAACGAGCGTGTGGGAAGGGCGGGGGAGGCTCTCCTCTCAGCCCCGGTTCGGCCGGCCGCGATCGTCGCCGGAAAGGCGCTCCCCTACTTCGGGCTCATGCTCCTCATCGCGGCCGCCATCACCCTCCTCGCCGGAGCACCGGCGGGGATCCTCCTCCCGCTCATACCGGTCATCCTCTTCTTCCTCGCAAACGCCCTGATCATCGGGATGGCGGCCCGGAGTTTCAAGGAACTCTCGTTCGTCTCGATCTTCTTCTCGACCCTCGCCACGGCCTATCTCTTCTTCCCGACGGTCTTTGCGAACACCCACGTCATAAGCATCATCTCGCCCCTCACCCTGGTCGTCCTCCAACTCCAGGGGGACGGGTTCACCGCTGCCGAGTACGTCTACTCGACCGCACTCTTCTTCGCCACAAGTGTCGTCCTCTTCTACGCCGGCACCGTGAATTTCCGCGAAGAACGCCTCTTCTCGGAAAAACCCCTCACATCAAGGTTCGCAGACTTCGTCTCGGGCGGGATCGTCCGCGGCCGTCCGTACCTCTCGCTCTTCCTCCTTGCCGGCCTCTCGATACCGTTCGTCTTCATGGTCCAGATGATGACGCTCGTCCTCTTCTTCAACATCCCGATGCCGCTCTCGCTCATCCTCTTGATCGTCTCGGCGGCGTTCATCGAGGAGTTCGCAAAATCCGCAGGGCTTTACGCGATCGTGCGGGAGCGCCCGGGGTTCCTGACGCCGAAAAACCTGATCGTCGGGGCGTGCGTCATCGGCCTCGGATTCCTTGTCGGGGAAAAACTCCTTCTTCTCGCCACGCTCGCCCAGATCGCCGAGTCGGTCTTCGGGAGCGCCCTCTTCCTCTCCCTCCAGGTGCTCTGGATGCCGCTCCTCCTCCACATCACCGGGGTGCTGATCACCGGCGGTTTCCTCCTGCTCTGGGGGCGCCGTGCTTACGGGCCCGGGCTTATCACGGCGAGCGTGGTGCACAGCCTCTATAACCTCCACTTCATCCTGGGAGGGCTCCTATGA
- a CDS encoding ABC transporter permease, whose translation MNARHVALIAKKELLGLSAEKTIVFAVLLQVFIAMFSSFLMVGLTTMYDPEALEGYSTVTYGVGYAGADSALIDEFAKRDDLLLHRMDLGQALAALRERKIAAVVYVPDTPPNAEGPVTVTLYLIQNDLQSSVINVKIKEVLQGYERELREIRADRMVSFPVELNFPDKGGAENFFEFVYGLLIPLLVFLPAIISAALIIDLITEEYQRQTLETLISTPVTFAEMVWGKIAACEVLVPIQAGIWLLLLGANGIAIGNAAAIILHVTAGGLFLILLGALVALHYRERTSAQFIFSTALVVVFLFVMAVPYNPLNLMARLAVDTAGPVHWLILALVAGATALLGWATTAYARRVGEGATAVR comes from the coding sequence ATGAACGCCCGTCACGTCGCCCTCATCGCGAAGAAGGAACTCCTCGGGCTCTCGGCTGAGAAGACGATCGTCTTTGCCGTCCTCCTGCAGGTCTTCATCGCGATGTTCTCCTCGTTTTTGATGGTGGGGCTCACCACCATGTACGACCCCGAAGCGCTCGAGGGCTACTCGACGGTCACCTACGGCGTCGGTTATGCCGGGGCGGACTCAGCCCTCATCGACGAGTTCGCAAAACGGGACGACCTCCTGCTCCATCGGATGGATCTAGGCCAGGCGCTCGCGGCGCTCCGCGAACGAAAGATTGCTGCGGTGGTCTATGTTCCGGATACGCCGCCTAACGCAGAGGGGCCGGTCACGGTCACGCTCTACCTCATCCAGAACGACCTGCAGTCGAGCGTCATCAATGTCAAGATCAAAGAGGTTCTCCAGGGCTACGAGCGGGAACTCCGGGAGATCCGGGCCGACCGGATGGTCTCCTTCCCGGTCGAATTGAACTTCCCCGACAAGGGGGGCGCGGAGAACTTCTTTGAGTTCGTCTACGGCCTCCTCATCCCGCTGCTGGTCTTCCTCCCGGCGATCATCTCGGCGGCCCTGATCATCGACCTCATTACCGAGGAGTACCAGCGGCAGACCCTTGAGACGCTCATCTCGACGCCGGTCACCTTCGCGGAGATGGTCTGGGGGAAGATCGCCGCCTGCGAGGTTCTGGTCCCGATCCAGGCCGGAATCTGGCTTCTCCTCCTCGGGGCGAACGGCATCGCGATCGGGAACGCCGCCGCGATCATCCTCCACGTCACGGCGGGCGGGCTCTTCCTCATCCTGCTCGGAGCCCTCGTCGCGCTCCACTACCGTGAGCGGACGAGCGCCCAGTTCATCTTCTCGACGGCGCTCGTCGTGGTCTTCCTCTTCGTCATGGCCGTCCCCTACAACCCCTTAAACCTCATGGCCAGACTGGCGGTGGATACCGCCGGGCCCGTCCACTGGCTGATCTTAGCGCTGGTCGCAGGCGCGACGGCGCTCCTCGGGTGGGCCACGACGGCCTATGCCCGGCGGGTCGGGGAAGGGGCGACGGCGGTCCGGTGA